Part of the Puniceicoccus vermicola genome, CGTGGGGTTGGCTGTTTCACAGGCCGTGGTGTTCGCGTGGGCTGGATGGCTGCTGCTGCTCACCGTCGAAGAGCGCGTCCAGAACCAATACTATGCGCACCTTCTCGAAAACGCGGCTCAGGCCGCCCCGGGGGATCCGCTGCCGCCCGGTGTGGTCCGCTACACTTCCAGCGAATCAATCAGCGAAGCGATGGGGCTTGCGGATCCACCCACGAAGCCCGGTCTGTATGCGGCATTCGGAGACAGTGATCATAATCGAAGCAAAGTGATGTATGGAATCCTTGACTACGTGTACTGGTCTCGCTGGGATGAAGAGTATGCGATCTGGGTCGACTCGCCCGGGTCGGGGCAGACGGTGACCTGGCTCGTCTCTCCGGTCGAGGAGTACACCGACGCGATTGTCGATTCGATTCAAATCGCACTCCTGGTGGCGGTGCTTGTCGTGATGGTGGTGGCGCTTTCCGTAGGTTCGTTGATTGCCCGATGGGCATTGAAGCCGATGGTCGTTCTCGCCGAGCGGGTGCAGAGACGGAATCCAGACATAAAGGCCGGTGCGCTTTCCCCAGGACGGTCGGCGCACATTGATCGCGACGAAGTTGGTTTCCTCGAGGGTGCGTTAGAAGCTTACGAAGTGCGTCTGCGCGAGTCGCTCGTACGGGAGCGCGACTTTCTGGTGGATTGCAGTCATGAGTTGCGGACACCTGTGGCCACCTTGAAAGGAGCGGTCGCCTTGCTTCAGACGGGCACGGATGATTCTGCGCGGGAGCGTTATTTCGGGCGAATCGAACGTTCCGTGCAACGCATGGAACGCTTGATCGAGATCTTTTTGATGATCTCTCGGGAAGGCTGCGAACAGACGCCGACGCAGACGGTCGCCCCGGCTGAGGTCGTCGCTGAGGTGGTGGATGATATTCGCGCGCTCTACCCCACACACCCGCTGCGGATTCAATTGTTCCTCGACGAAGCCGTGAGGATCGACTGCCATCGTGAAGTGCTGGCAGTGTTGTGCTACAACTTGATCGGCAACGCATTCAACCATCTCCCGGGCGGCGAGGTTTGCGTGCACGTGGATTCGATCAATGGCGAGGGGCGCCTGCGGATCGAGGACGACGGTCCGGGACTGCCCGAGTTCAGCGATATCGCCGTGGTGGCGTCGCCGGGGCATGGGTATGGGTTGACGCTTGTTGAACGCCTCTGTCGCACCCATGGCTGGCGGCTAAACAAAGTGCCGCGAGACCAAGGAGGCACGTGCATCGAAGTGATTTTCCCTCGCGCAGGCACATGAGGT contains:
- a CDS encoding ATP-binding protein, translated to MFAWAGWLLLLTVEERVQNQYYAHLLENAAQAAPGDPLPPGVVRYTSSESISEAMGLADPPTKPGLYAAFGDSDHNRSKVMYGILDYVYWSRWDEEYAIWVDSPGSGQTVTWLVSPVEEYTDAIVDSIQIALLVAVLVVMVVALSVGSLIARWALKPMVVLAERVQRRNPDIKAGALSPGRSAHIDRDEVGFLEGALEAYEVRLRESLVRERDFLVDCSHELRTPVATLKGAVALLQTGTDDSARERYFGRIERSVQRMERLIEIFLMISREGCEQTPTQTVAPAEVVAEVVDDIRALYPTHPLRIQLFLDEAVRIDCHREVLAVLCYNLIGNAFNHLPGGEVCVHVDSINGEGRLRIEDDGPGLPEFSDIAVVASPGHGYGLTLVERLCRTHGWRLNKVPRDQGGTCIEVIFPRAGT